The following coding sequences lie in one Pseudoxanthomonas sp. SE1 genomic window:
- a CDS encoding CD225/dispanin family protein: protein MNTNSQYVPNHLVWAILSTLFCCLPLGIVSIVFAAQVNGKLAVGDMAGAQEASDKAKKWAMWSAIAGVSLVVLYIIFIFAMGGMAAMSQ, encoded by the coding sequence ATGAACACGAATTCGCAGTACGTCCCCAACCATCTTGTGTGGGCGATCCTCTCCACCCTGTTCTGCTGCCTGCCGCTCGGCATCGTTTCGATCGTGTTCGCCGCCCAAGTCAACGGCAAACTGGCCGTGGGCGACATGGCAGGTGCGCAGGAGGCATCGGACAAGGCGAAGAAGTGGGCCATGTGGTCCGCGATCGCGGGCGTGTCGCTGGTGGTGCTCTACATCATCTTCATCTTCGCGATGGGCGGCATGGCAGCAATGTCCCAGTAA
- a CDS encoding CD225/dispanin family protein, whose protein sequence is MSATPPLPSQHAPFVPNHLVWAILSTLFCCLPLGIVSIVFAAQVDGKRAAGDLAGALDASSKAKLWALVSAACALVPLVLYLLFVFFIGGVSLLGGLSG, encoded by the coding sequence ATGAGTGCCACGCCGCCGCTGCCGTCGCAGCACGCGCCCTTTGTGCCCAATCATCTGGTGTGGGCCATCTTGAGCACGCTGTTCTGCTGCCTGCCGCTGGGCATCGTCTCCATCGTGTTCGCCGCGCAGGTGGACGGCAAGCGCGCCGCCGGCGATCTGGCGGGGGCGCTGGACGCGTCGAGCAAAGCCAAACTATGGGCGCTGGTATCCGCGGCCTGCGCGCTGGTGCCGTTGGTCCTGTACCTGTTGTTCGTTTTTTTCATTGGCGGTGTCAGTCTGCTGGGCGGACTGAGCGGCTGA
- a CDS encoding CD225/dispanin family protein, with amino-acid sequence MNAMPPLPDAAPQNIPNHLGWSIAVTVIAAFATFCTCCGLGAIPGAIAIFFSTQVNSKLRQGDLAGARSAATVAKILCWVTVGFALLCVVYLAWSIHSAGGIDQFEVMFREAVEQAQRQR; translated from the coding sequence ATGAATGCGATGCCTCCTCTTCCAGACGCCGCTCCCCAGAACATCCCGAACCATCTGGGCTGGTCGATTGCCGTCACCGTGATCGCCGCCTTCGCGACGTTCTGCACGTGCTGCGGTTTGGGCGCCATTCCGGGCGCCATTGCCATCTTTTTTTCCACCCAGGTCAACAGCAAGCTGCGTCAGGGCGACCTGGCCGGTGCGCGCAGCGCTGCCACCGTGGCAAAGATCCTTTGCTGGGTGACGGTGGGGTTCGCCTTGCTGTGCGTCGTGTATCTGGCCTGGAGCATCCACAGTGCCGGCGGCATCGACCAGTTCGAAGTGATGTTCCGGGAAGCTGTTGAGCAGGCACAGCGGCAGCGTTGA
- a CDS encoding DUF2752 domain-containing protein yields the protein MTRASLQRAGIAIAGLAGVAALAAGVWLLRTFDPNAVGNPFPACLFRTLTGFYCAGCGATRALHALVHGEVGKAFSMNPLLVSVLPLLPVLAAWSLGWRPAWLHPFVQRVSSPVLWLLLLSGFWVLRNLPWIPFTWLAPG from the coding sequence ATGACGCGTGCGTCCCTACAGCGTGCCGGCATCGCCATTGCCGGTCTGGCAGGCGTGGCGGCATTGGCGGCTGGGGTCTGGCTGCTGCGCACATTCGACCCCAACGCGGTCGGCAATCCTTTTCCTGCCTGCCTGTTCAGAACCCTCACCGGCTTCTACTGCGCGGGTTGCGGTGCCACCCGCGCGCTCCACGCGCTGGTGCACGGCGAGGTAGGCAAGGCGTTCTCCATGAACCCCCTGCTGGTGTCCGTGCTGCCGCTCCTTCCGGTACTGGCGGCCTGGTCGCTGGGCTGGCGTCCCGCGTGGCTCCATCCGTTCGTGCAGCGCGTCTCGTCCCCTGTCCTGTGGCTGCTTTTGCTCTCGGGATTCTGGGTTCTCCGCAACCTGCCGTGGATACCGTTCACCTGGTTGGCGCCGGGCTGA